The Solibacillus daqui genome has a segment encoding these proteins:
- a CDS encoding gamma carbonic anhydrase family protein, whose product MIYPYKDKSPNIHPSAFVADYATITGDVTIGAESTIWFNTVIRGDVNKTVIGERVSIQDLSCLHQSPAYPLIVEDEVTVGHQVTLHSCTIKKRALVGMGSIILDGAEIGEGAFIGAGSLVPPGKVIPPNCLAMGRPAKVVRELTEEDRADMDRIIREYVEKGQYYKSLQNTQANKSV is encoded by the coding sequence TATCCTTACAAAGACAAATCACCTAACATTCATCCTAGCGCGTTTGTTGCGGATTATGCAACAATAACAGGCGATGTAACAATTGGGGCTGAGTCAACTATTTGGTTCAATACTGTAATTCGCGGTGACGTCAACAAAACCGTAATTGGTGAACGTGTTAGTATCCAAGATTTATCTTGTCTACACCAAAGCCCTGCTTATCCATTAATTGTTGAAGATGAAGTAACAGTAGGTCATCAAGTTACGCTACATAGTTGTACAATAAAAAAACGCGCACTTGTCGGTATGGGTTCCATCATTTTAGATGGGGCTGAAATTGGTGAAGGGGCGTTCATTGGTGCAGGTAGCCTTGTCCCTCCAGGAAAGGTAATTCCACCAAACTGCTTGGCAATGGGGCGTCCAGCAAAAGTTGTACGTGAACTTACAGAAGAAGACCGCGCGGACATGGATCGAATCATCCGCGAATACGTTGAAAAAGGGCAATATTATAAATCTTTACAAAACACTCAAGCAAATAAGAGCGTTTAA
- the metK gene encoding methionine adenosyltransferase, whose amino-acid sequence MANRRLFTSESVTEGHPDKICDQISDAILDAILAADPNARVACETTVTTGLVLVSGEITTSTYVDMKGIIRDTVAEIGYTRGKYGFDAENLAVLVAVGEQSPDIAQGVDQALEAREGSMSEDELEAIGAGDQGLMFGYACNETPELMPMPISLAHKLARRLSEVRKSGQLAYLRPDGKTQVTIEYDENNVPVRVDTIVISTQHDEEATLEQIQADMKAHVIASVVPAELLDEATKYFINPTGRFVIGGPKGDAGLTGRKIIVDTYGGYARHGGGAFSGKDATKVDRSAAYAARYVAKNIVAAGLADRAEVQLAYAIGVAQPVSIAIDTFGTGKVAESQMVEWVRELFDLRPAGIIKMLDLRRPIYKQTAAYGHFGRTDLNVPWENTDKAQLLKEKAGL is encoded by the coding sequence ATGGCAAATCGTCGACTGTTTACATCAGAAAGTGTAACGGAAGGACATCCAGACAAAATTTGTGATCAAATTTCAGATGCAATTTTAGATGCAATTTTAGCAGCAGATCCAAATGCACGTGTAGCATGTGAAACAACAGTTACTACAGGATTAGTATTAGTATCTGGTGAAATTACAACATCAACATACGTAGATATGAAAGGGATTATCCGTGACACTGTAGCAGAGATCGGCTACACGCGTGGTAAATATGGCTTTGATGCCGAAAACTTAGCAGTACTTGTAGCAGTAGGTGAGCAATCTCCTGACATTGCACAAGGTGTAGACCAAGCGTTAGAAGCACGTGAAGGTTCAATGTCAGAGGACGAGTTAGAAGCAATCGGTGCAGGTGACCAAGGCTTAATGTTCGGTTATGCATGTAACGAAACGCCAGAACTTATGCCTATGCCAATTTCATTAGCGCATAAATTAGCGCGTCGATTATCGGAAGTGCGTAAATCTGGTCAGCTTGCATACTTACGTCCAGACGGTAAAACACAAGTAACAATTGAGTATGATGAAAACAACGTACCTGTTCGTGTCGATACAATCGTAATTTCTACACAGCATGATGAAGAAGCAACATTAGAGCAAATTCAAGCGGACATGAAGGCACATGTTATTGCATCAGTTGTTCCGGCAGAATTATTAGACGAAGCTACAAAGTACTTCATCAATCCGACGGGCCGTTTCGTAATCGGTGGTCCTAAAGGGGATGCTGGTTTAACAGGTCGTAAAATTATCGTGGACACTTATGGTGGTTATGCACGTCATGGTGGTGGTGCATTCTCTGGTAAAGATGCGACAAAAGTAGACCGTTCTGCAGCCTATGCAGCACGTTATGTGGCTAAAAATATCGTAGCGGCCGGTTTAGCAGATCGCGCAGAAGTGCAATTAGCGTATGCAATCGGGGTAGCACAACCTGTATCAATCGCGATTGATACATTCGGTACTGGTAAAGTAGCAGAATCTCAAATGGTTGAATGGGTACGTGAATTATTCGACTTACGTCCTGCAGGTATCATTAAAATGTTAGACCTACGTCGTCCAATTTATAAGCAAACAGCTGCTTATGGTCACTTTGGTCGTACAGACTTAAATGTGCCTTGGGAAAATACAGACAAAGCACAATTGTTAAAAGAAAAAGCAGGTTTATAA
- the pckA gene encoding phosphoenolpyruvate carboxykinase (ATP), with the protein MNSVEIANELKELLNGENIQTQLSVPQLVEKATSRGEAMLTVEGALRAETGKYTGRSPKDKYIVEEESSKNKIDWGKVNRPISADVFDNLYVKVIKYLKERDELFVFNGYAGADKASQLSIKVINEYAWHNLFCHQLFIRPTAEELATHIADFTIVSAPNFKADPKVDGTDSETFIITSLEKKIILIGGTEYAGEMKKSIFGIMNYLLPEQDIFPMHCSANVGETGDVSLFFGLSGTGKTTLSADADRKLIGDDEHGWSDNGVFNIEGGCYAKTANLSPENEPEIYAAIKFGSVLENVVVDAHTRVSDYSDLSLTENTRVAYPIDYIENIAVPSVAGHPNTIIFLTADAFGVLPPISKLTKEQAMYHFLSGFTSKLAGTERGVTEPEPVFSTCFGSPFLPLPATVYAEQLGKKIDEHGSQVFLVNTGWTGGEYGVGSRMKLSFTRTMVRAAIEGKLNNVETTQDAVFGLNIPVAVEGVPTEVLNPRDAWSDKAAYDKKASELADLFKNNFTKFVNVDEAIVKKGGPLA; encoded by the coding sequence ATGAATTCGGTAGAAATTGCTAACGAGCTGAAAGAACTTTTAAATGGGGAAAACATTCAAACTCAATTATCAGTTCCACAATTAGTTGAAAAAGCTACATCACGTGGAGAAGCAATGTTAACTGTAGAGGGCGCATTACGTGCCGAAACAGGTAAATATACTGGTCGTTCTCCTAAAGATAAATATATTGTTGAAGAAGAATCTTCAAAAAATAAAATCGACTGGGGCAAAGTAAACCGTCCAATCTCAGCAGATGTTTTCGATAATCTTTATGTAAAAGTAATCAAGTACTTAAAAGAGCGCGATGAATTATTCGTATTCAACGGCTATGCAGGTGCAGATAAAGCTTCTCAATTATCTATTAAAGTAATTAATGAATACGCTTGGCATAACCTATTCTGTCATCAATTATTCATCCGTCCTACTGCAGAAGAATTAGCTACTCACATTGCTGACTTCACAATCGTATCTGCTCCAAACTTCAAAGCAGATCCAAAAGTAGATGGAACGGATTCTGAAACATTTATCATTACATCACTTGAAAAGAAAATCATTCTTATCGGTGGTACAGAATATGCTGGAGAAATGAAAAAATCTATCTTCGGTATTATGAACTACTTATTACCAGAACAAGATATTTTCCCAATGCACTGTTCAGCAAACGTTGGTGAAACTGGGGACGTATCATTATTCTTCGGTTTATCAGGTACTGGTAAAACAACTTTATCAGCAGACGCTGACCGTAAATTAATCGGGGATGACGAGCATGGTTGGTCTGACAACGGCGTATTTAATATCGAAGGTGGTTGCTACGCTAAAACAGCAAACCTTTCTCCTGAAAACGAACCAGAAATTTATGCAGCAATCAAATTTGGTTCGGTTTTAGAAAACGTAGTAGTAGATGCACATACACGTGTAAGTGACTACAGCGACCTTTCATTAACTGAAAACACACGTGTAGCGTACCCAATCGACTACATCGAAAATATTGCAGTACCATCAGTGGCAGGACACCCAAATACGATCATCTTTTTAACTGCAGATGCATTTGGCGTATTACCTCCAATCTCTAAATTAACAAAAGAGCAAGCAATGTATCACTTCTTAAGCGGCTTCACTTCGAAGTTAGCAGGTACAGAGCGCGGTGTTACTGAACCAGAGCCAGTATTCTCTACATGCTTCGGCTCACCATTCTTACCATTACCTGCAACAGTTTACGCTGAGCAATTAGGTAAAAAAATCGACGAGCACGGTTCTCAAGTATTCTTAGTAAATACTGGTTGGACTGGTGGCGAATACGGTGTTGGTAGCCGTATGAAGCTTTCTTTCACTCGTACAATGGTACGTGCAGCAATCGAAGGAAAACTAAACAATGTGGAAACAACTCAAGATGCCGTATTCGGATTAAATATCCCAGTTGCTGTTGAAGGTGTTCCAACTGAAGTGTTAAACCCTCGCGATGCATGGTCTGACAAAGCAGCTTACGATAAAAAAGCATCTGAGCTTGCAGACTTATTCAAAAACAACTTCACAAAATTCGTAAACGTAGACGAAGCAATTGTGAAAAAAGGCGGTCCTTTAGCATAA
- a CDS encoding alpha/beta hydrolase family protein codes for MNDNGNIFSIRPYPSPNRQIRLDEVIYYSQGLRVKGLLARPIEDGNYEAILYLRGGLQSIGMVRPARIAQFAQHGFVVFAPYYRGNRGGEGKDEFAGDDRYDAISAIAVLKQFIDVQQVNVFGFSRGGLMALWTAILSDEVKSLVTWAGVSDATATYWERVDMRRGLKRIVGGTPNKVPENYEDRTALYDVAQIHAPVLIIHGTEDQHVDIEHAYQLELYLKGEGKSVETWFSYGLKHHYPPKLNRITVQKLCGWMKSKKDVTH; via the coding sequence ATGAATGACAATGGTAATATCTTTTCAATACGCCCATATCCTTCACCTAACCGTCAAATACGTCTAGATGAAGTAATTTACTACTCGCAGGGACTTCGCGTTAAAGGGCTATTAGCGCGCCCTATAGAGGATGGAAATTACGAAGCCATTCTTTATTTGCGCGGAGGTTTACAATCGATTGGCATGGTACGCCCTGCGCGTATCGCACAATTTGCCCAACATGGATTCGTTGTCTTTGCACCGTATTATCGTGGAAATCGTGGTGGTGAAGGGAAGGATGAGTTTGCTGGTGACGATCGCTATGATGCGATTAGTGCTATTGCGGTACTAAAGCAATTTATTGATGTTCAGCAAGTGAATGTTTTCGGATTTTCACGCGGAGGTTTAATGGCATTATGGACCGCAATATTAAGTGATGAAGTAAAATCACTTGTAACGTGGGCGGGTGTATCAGATGCGACTGCTACGTATTGGGAGCGTGTTGATATGCGCAGAGGCTTAAAACGTATCGTAGGTGGTACACCAAATAAAGTACCTGAAAACTATGAGGATCGTACAGCGTTATATGATGTTGCACAAATTCATGCACCTGTGTTAATTATTCATGGTACAGAAGACCAACATGTCGATATTGAGCATGCCTATCAGCTCGAGCTGTATTTAAAAGGGGAAGGGAAGTCAGTTGAAACGTGGTTTTCTTATGGCTTAAAACATCATTACCCACCTAAATTAAATCGGATAACCGTACAAAAATTATGTGGTTGGATGAAATCGAAAAAGGATGTTACGCATTAG
- a CDS encoding NUDIX hydrolase, with amino-acid sequence MFTFIDENGLQVDLRFDEGPFEVEPKHVLALVQHDGKWLCTIHSSRGVEFPGGKQEEDESLMQAAIREVYEETNVIVEDIKWFAYYVVHDKIPFCKAVFTAKVKEIETFVGDYETDGILWLTEEELWQRPNLSFYMRDAGMKKMLQEVKNHE; translated from the coding sequence ATGTTTACATTTATTGATGAAAACGGATTACAAGTAGATTTACGTTTTGATGAAGGACCATTTGAAGTAGAGCCAAAGCATGTGCTAGCACTTGTACAACACGACGGAAAATGGCTTTGTACAATTCATAGTAGCCGTGGAGTAGAATTTCCTGGCGGCAAGCAGGAAGAGGATGAATCATTGATGCAGGCGGCCATTCGTGAAGTGTATGAGGAAACGAATGTTATTGTAGAAGATATAAAGTGGTTTGCTTACTATGTTGTACATGATAAAATTCCATTTTGCAAGGCTGTATTTACAGCAAAGGTAAAAGAAATTGAGACGTTTGTTGGTGATTATGAGACTGACGGAATTTTATGGTTGACGGAAGAGGAGCTTTGGCAGCGGCCCAACTTAAGTTTCTATATGCGAGATGCTGGCATGAAAAAGATGTTGCAGGAAGTGAAAAATCATGAATGA
- a CDS encoding transposase, with the protein MQKRNIYVSVVHLTCNMHPGSSYEFVLQMDPIKARVFSKLFSQMQSLEASNAFRAHMPFIPYHMDRLNHELDYRLQKVYALIHEFGDDEAKRFVEQLPYFR; encoded by the coding sequence ATGCAAAAGAGAAATATCTATGTATCTGTCGTTCATTTAACGTGTAATATGCATCCAGGATCGTCGTATGAATTTGTGTTGCAAATGGACCCCATTAAGGCACGGGTGTTTTCAAAACTATTTTCACAAATGCAAAGCTTAGAAGCATCGAATGCATTTCGAGCGCATATGCCGTTTATTCCGTACCATATGGACCGCTTAAATCATGAGCTTGATTACCGTCTGCAAAAAGTATACGCACTTATTCATGAATTTGGCGACGATGAGGCAAAAAGATTTGTAGAACAGTTACCTTATTTTCGTTAG
- a CDS encoding Dps family protein, translating to MAEKKLNGQLNELVATWSVLYTKLHNYHWYVNGPSFFTLHTKFEELYNEVTINLDDIAERILSKGGKPVATLKEHLELSLIEEATGKESTEEMVESTIADFQTIMKALKKAMETAGEAGDDRTEDLLNATFQSLEKHAWMLNAYLGN from the coding sequence ATGGCAGAGAAAAAGTTAAATGGACAGTTAAACGAATTAGTAGCTACGTGGTCAGTGTTGTATACAAAATTACATAACTATCACTGGTATGTAAATGGTCCATCATTCTTCACGCTACACACTAAATTTGAAGAGCTATACAACGAAGTAACAATTAATTTAGATGATATTGCAGAGCGTATTTTATCTAAGGGTGGTAAACCAGTTGCAACGTTAAAAGAGCATCTGGAATTATCATTAATCGAAGAGGCGACAGGGAAAGAATCAACGGAAGAAATGGTTGAATCAACAATTGCCGACTTCCAAACGATTATGAAAGCTTTAAAGAAAGCGATGGAAACAGCAGGTGAAGCTGGTGATGATCGTACGGAAGATTTACTGAACGCAACATTCCAAAGCCTAGAAAAGCATGCTTGGATGTTAAACGCATATTTAGGTAACTAA
- the ytzI gene encoding YtzI protein — translation MKMTIIVIAVVVIFIITGLFLTAVNWGYKVKHTVDTITHDDSEQMKEVKK, via the coding sequence ATGAAGATGACGATCATTGTTATTGCTGTAGTAGTTATTTTTATTATTACTGGATTATTTTTAACAGCCGTCAACTGGGGTTATAAAGTAAAGCACACTGTAGACACGATTACACATGATGATTCCGAACAAATGAAAGAGGTGAAAAAATGA
- the yidD gene encoding membrane protein insertion efficiency factor YidD has translation MKKLFIGFIRLYQKYLSPMKPPSCRFHPTCSSYGIEAIQKHGAIKGTLMTIIRILKCQPLHPGGFDPVPDKWPSKKN, from the coding sequence ATGAAAAAACTTTTTATCGGATTCATTCGCCTGTATCAAAAATACTTATCGCCAATGAAGCCTCCATCATGTCGTTTCCATCCTACTTGTTCAAGCTATGGTATTGAGGCCATACAAAAGCATGGGGCCATTAAGGGAACATTGATGACCATTATCCGCATATTAAAATGTCAGCCACTTCATCCCGGCGGCTTTGATCCTGTGCCAGATAAATGGCCTTCGAAAAAAAATTAA
- a CDS encoding metal ABC transporter solute-binding protein, Zn/Mn family, which translates to MKKWFLFIPLLTLLLVACNSNDDTTSPTQSEDTLSVYTTVYPLQYFAKRIGGDYVDVTSIYPAGANEHTFEPTQKDMMALADSDIFFYIGLGLEGFVENAKKTLANEDVKLVPTAEGVTEEQLQISTGHTHAEAEESANEHGEDEHSDEEGHDEHADTEHDAHVWLSPVISQQLALAIKDELVVALPEQQQTFTANYNALVADLTTLHADFEKMASEATTKTFFVSHAAFGYIAGHYGLTQVPIAGLNSQSEPSQKELTSIVDLAKKENIEYIFFEQNISSNLTKIIQNELGAKTLTLHNLSVLTKEDIENEEDYFTLMRKNIDALKQALN; encoded by the coding sequence ATGAAAAAATGGTTTTTATTTATTCCACTATTAACATTATTATTAGTGGCATGTAATTCTAATGATGACACTACTTCTCCAACGCAATCAGAGGATACTTTATCTGTTTATACAACGGTATATCCGTTACAATATTTCGCAAAACGTATCGGCGGCGACTATGTGGATGTCACTTCAATTTACCCGGCTGGTGCAAATGAGCATACATTTGAACCAACGCAGAAAGATATGATGGCTTTAGCTGATTCAGATATTTTCTTCTACATTGGTCTTGGCTTAGAAGGATTTGTTGAAAATGCTAAGAAAACTTTGGCAAATGAGGACGTGAAGTTAGTACCTACTGCAGAAGGAGTAACGGAAGAACAGCTTCAAATTTCAACTGGGCATACACATGCAGAAGCCGAAGAAAGCGCTAATGAGCATGGTGAAGATGAGCACTCTGACGAAGAAGGACATGACGAGCACGCGGACACAGAGCATGATGCACATGTTTGGTTATCACCTGTTATTTCACAACAATTAGCATTAGCTATTAAAGATGAGCTTGTAGTTGCTTTACCTGAGCAACAACAAACATTTACAGCAAACTACAATGCATTAGTAGCAGACTTAACTACATTACATGCAGATTTTGAAAAAATGGCATCCGAAGCTACAACGAAAACTTTCTTTGTATCACATGCAGCGTTCGGTTATATCGCTGGTCATTACGGACTGACGCAAGTTCCTATAGCAGGCTTGAATTCTCAAAGTGAACCATCACAAAAAGAGCTGACGTCTATTGTAGATTTAGCAAAAAAAGAAAACATCGAATATATTTTCTTTGAGCAAAATATTTCATCAAATTTAACAAAAATTATTCAAAACGAATTGGGCGCAAAAACCCTCACATTGCATAACTTAAGTGTATTAACAAAAGAAGATATCGAAAATGAAGAAGATTACTTCACATTAATGCGTAAAAATATCGATGCATTAAAGCAAGCGTTAAACTAA
- a CDS encoding transglutaminase domain-containing protein, whose product MKKIITPFFIVILLLSVLPTSIWEVRNTTAYAENITTERTLKNDILSELSNYNTDFAFAYDGDFSKMKTLVQSVMDEIRRNNSYIYENVSKWQLAMKYKGNSGTLTFKINYLTNKQKENHVTAEVKKILPNIIKKDATQVEKIKAVHDYIVLNGSYSSNTKNSQYSTYTFLTEGKGVCQAYALLMLKMLDELKIEAKYVKGYSNNERHAWILVNVDKQWYHVDPTWDDPIGNNADEVRYKYFMLTDKQIVATHSWEKSEYPVAKSEKYKNFHIATQAYTVKNNLYYMNEKDKKYYLMNLKTLESTAITAKQFQQTKKTFVAAK is encoded by the coding sequence ATGAAGAAAATAATTACTCCATTTTTTATAGTGATACTGTTACTTAGTGTTTTACCTACATCGATTTGGGAAGTGCGAAATACAACAGCATATGCAGAAAACATTACTACCGAGCGTACGTTAAAAAATGATATTTTAAGCGAATTAAGTAATTATAATACGGATTTTGCATTTGCTTATGATGGTGATTTTTCAAAAATGAAAACGCTTGTACAAAGTGTAATGGATGAAATTCGCAGAAATAATTCGTACATTTATGAGAATGTCTCAAAATGGCAATTGGCAATGAAATATAAAGGTAATAGTGGCACATTAACTTTTAAAATTAATTACTTAACAAATAAGCAAAAAGAAAATCATGTTACAGCAGAAGTAAAAAAAATTCTCCCAAATATCATTAAAAAAGATGCAACACAAGTCGAAAAAATCAAAGCGGTACATGACTACATCGTGTTAAATGGTAGCTATTCAAGTAACACAAAAAACAGCCAATATAGTACGTATACATTTTTAACAGAAGGCAAAGGTGTATGTCAGGCTTATGCATTATTAATGTTAAAAATGTTAGATGAGCTAAAAATTGAAGCTAAGTATGTGAAAGGCTATTCAAATAATGAGCGTCACGCATGGATTTTGGTGAACGTTGATAAACAATGGTACCACGTTGATCCAACATGGGATGATCCAATCGGTAATAACGCAGATGAAGTTCGCTATAAATACTTCATGTTAACCGACAAACAAATTGTAGCAACGCATAGTTGGGAAAAATCAGAATACCCTGTTGCTAAAAGTGAAAAGTATAAAAATTTTCATATAGCAACGCAAGCATATACGGTTAAAAATAACTTATATTATATGAACGAAAAAGATAAGAAGTATTATCTAATGAACTTAAAAACATTGGAATCAACGGCAATTACAGCAAAACAGTTTCAACAAACAAAAAAGACTTTTGTAGCAGCAAAATAA
- a CDS encoding o-succinylbenzoate--CoA ligase, with the protein MQPNWIKQRSYLTPNRIAVSFHDEQWTFKELYEKSVILAYKLNAYHLIKGKRVAVLAPSTPKLIEVLYACMQAQCEMVLLNGRLSKQELSYQVADAEVDAILVADSELEKLGANVKVISFSELHKIQPQPFEIASEWNEDFALTIMYTSGTTGFPKGVCQTVGNHSASAVSSALNLGLTEQDAWLCTVPIFHISGFSIIVRSLLYGMKIRLYEKFNAQACAQEIANGSVTKMSVVAVTLENILAEMEQANLKAHQKFTTMLAGGGPVPAAYLQRAQSLHLCVAQTYGMTETSSQTSTLASEDAFLKIGSAGKPLFFNQITIDAPNEEGIGEILVRGPHVTPRYIGKFKDKLTTNEGWLHTGDMGYLDEQGFLYVVDRRSDLIISGGENIYPAEIENVLLAHEAVKEAGVCGVEDAKWGQVPVAFVVLKAPVTEKQLMNFCEMNLASYKKPNKIYFVNNLPRNGSNKLLRRQLNKLKQH; encoded by the coding sequence ATGCAGCCAAACTGGATAAAACAACGTTCATATTTAACACCAAATCGAATTGCTGTTAGTTTTCATGATGAGCAGTGGACGTTTAAGGAGCTCTACGAAAAATCCGTCATTCTAGCATACAAACTAAATGCATATCATCTTATAAAAGGGAAACGTGTAGCTGTTTTAGCACCATCCACGCCTAAGCTAATTGAAGTGTTATATGCCTGTATGCAAGCACAGTGTGAGATGGTATTACTAAATGGTCGTTTATCAAAGCAAGAGTTGAGCTATCAAGTTGCGGATGCAGAGGTGGATGCAATTTTAGTAGCAGACTCGGAGCTTGAAAAACTGGGAGCAAATGTAAAAGTAATATCGTTTTCAGAGCTCCATAAAATCCAGCCACAACCATTTGAAATTGCGTCGGAATGGAACGAAGATTTTGCGTTAACGATCATGTATACGTCTGGTACAACAGGTTTTCCAAAAGGTGTATGTCAGACAGTAGGTAACCATAGTGCAAGCGCGGTCAGCTCAGCATTGAATTTAGGATTGACTGAACAAGACGCTTGGCTATGCACCGTACCGATTTTTCATATAAGTGGTTTTTCAATCATTGTCCGTTCATTGCTGTATGGCATGAAAATACGTTTATATGAAAAATTCAATGCACAAGCCTGTGCACAAGAAATTGCAAATGGCTCGGTAACGAAAATGTCGGTAGTAGCTGTAACACTCGAAAATATTTTAGCGGAAATGGAACAAGCAAATTTAAAAGCACATCAAAAATTTACAACGATGCTTGCTGGTGGTGGCCCTGTTCCTGCAGCTTACTTACAGCGTGCACAATCGCTCCATTTATGTGTGGCTCAAACGTATGGAATGACTGAAACATCCTCACAAACATCTACATTAGCAAGTGAAGATGCGTTTTTAAAGATTGGTTCTGCAGGAAAGCCATTGTTTTTTAATCAAATAACAATTGATGCGCCTAATGAAGAGGGTATCGGTGAAATTTTAGTCCGAGGCCCACATGTAACGCCTCGGTATATCGGGAAGTTTAAAGATAAATTGACGACCAACGAAGGCTGGCTTCATACTGGCGATATGGGATATTTGGATGAACAGGGCTTTTTATATGTTGTGGATCGTCGCAGTGATTTAATCATTTCTGGCGGTGAAAATATATATCCTGCTGAAATTGAAAATGTTTTATTAGCACATGAAGCAGTGAAGGAAGCAGGAGTATGTGGGGTTGAAGATGCTAAGTGGGGACAAGTACCCGTAGCATTTGTTGTATTGAAAGCGCCTGTCACAGAAAAACAATTAATGAATTTTTGTGAAATGAATCTGGCGAGCTATAAAAAACCTAATAAAATATATTTTGTAAATAACTTACCTAGAAATGGTTCAAATAAACTTCTTAGAAGGCAATTAAATAAGCTGAAACAGCATTGA
- the menB gene encoding 1,4-dihydroxy-2-naphthoyl-CoA synthase, with protein MTKQRLWTTLHTYEDIKYEFYNGIAKITINRPEVRNAFRPKTTAEMIDAFTRARDDERVGVIILTGEGEHAFCSGGDQKVRGNGGYVGDDNIPRLNVLDLQTLIRKIPKPVVAMVAGYAIGGGHVLHVVCDLTIAAENARFGQTGPKVGSFDAGYGSGYLARIVGHKKAREIWYLCRQYDAQQALEMGLVNTVVPYAELEDETVKWCEEMLQMSPTALRFLKAAMNADTDGLAGIQQLAGDATLLYYTTDEAKEGRDAFKEKRQPDFGQFPRFP; from the coding sequence ATGACAAAGCAACGTCTTTGGACAACTTTACATACTTATGAAGACATTAAGTATGAGTTCTATAACGGGATCGCAAAAATTACGATTAACCGTCCAGAAGTTCGCAATGCATTCCGTCCAAAAACAACAGCGGAAATGATCGACGCTTTCACACGTGCACGTGATGATGAGCGCGTTGGCGTAATTATTTTAACAGGTGAAGGCGAGCATGCATTCTGCTCAGGCGGCGACCAAAAAGTACGCGGTAACGGTGGTTATGTAGGCGACGACAACATTCCTCGTTTAAACGTTTTAGATTTACAAACATTAATCCGTAAAATTCCTAAGCCAGTAGTAGCAATGGTGGCAGGTTATGCAATCGGTGGCGGCCACGTATTACACGTAGTATGTGACTTAACAATTGCTGCTGAAAATGCTCGCTTCGGTCAAACAGGACCAAAAGTAGGTTCATTCGACGCTGGTTACGGTTCAGGCTACTTAGCTCGTATCGTTGGTCATAAAAAAGCGCGTGAAATCTGGTACTTATGCCGTCAATACGATGCGCAGCAAGCACTTGAAATGGGCTTAGTAAACACAGTCGTTCCATATGCAGAGCTTGAAGATGAAACAGTAAAATGGTGTGAAGAGATGTTACAAATGTCTCCAACAGCTCTACGTTTCTTAAAAGCAGCAATGAACGCAGATACAGACGGCTTAGCTGGTATCCAACAGCTAGCTGGTGACGCTACACTTCTTTACTACACAACAGATGAAGCAAAAGAAGGTCGTGACGCATTTAAAGAGAAGCGCCAACCTGACTTCGGTCAATTCCCACGTTTCCCTTGA